DNA sequence from the bacterium genome:
GGCAAATATGGAAGAAGAAATTCGTGCGGCAGCATTTGCTTGGTTGGAAGATCAATCCAAACTTAATGGCGGCGTCTTTGAAAGAAATGACCTTATAAATAAATTTTATTGCCATGGTCAGAATATTACATTAATAGGTGCTTCGGGGATTTGGTTCCCAAAAGGCTTCACAATTCCAATATCCATAACTACGACTAGTACTGGTCCTTACGACGATGGTTTTACTTCAGAAGGATTACTTGAATATCGTTATAGGGGGACTAATCCAGATCACCGTGACAACCTTGGTTTAACCAAAGCATTTGAACAAAGAACACCACTTATTTATTTTCACAGTATCAAACCCGGCAAATATGTCGCCGTGTGGCCTTTATTTATCGTTTCAAACGATCCCATTAACCTTAAAATAAAAGCCGCAATAAATCCTGCCATTAATTATTTACAACCAGATATACAGCCCGTGAACCGTGCCGCATTTAATATTCGGGAATCGGATATTGGCGTTCGGAGATATATTACCGCCGTAACAAAACAACGACTCCACCAAACCGCCTTTAGGGAATTTGTATTAGATGCATACTCTAGGCAATGCACTATGTGTAAACTCCAACATGTGGAGTTACTTGATGCTGCCCACATAATACCAGACTCGGAAAAGGATGGTGAGCCCATAGTGCAAAATGGATTGTCTTTGTGCAAAATACATCATGCTGCTTATGATAATAATATAATTGGGATAACGCCCGATTTCACTATAAAAGTACGGGAAAACATTTTAAGTGAAATTGACGGACCTATGCTAAAATACGGTTTGCAATCAATGGAAGGAAAGACTTTGATTTTGCCTGCAAAAAAAATAAATTATCCTGATCGCGATAGACTTGCAAAGAGGTATGAGTTGTTTGTTGCTTAGCTTTAGCTAATATTTATCCTTAACAGCATGTCCAACAACAATAATGGCTTTATCCCATGATAATCAACAAAACCAAACTCTCCCTCCGCAAAGCCGCTTCCGCAGACATTGAAACCCTCATCGAGCACCGGATCATCTTTCTAAAAGAGGTCCACTGCAACCCATCCCCCGAACTGGAGGCTTCGGTAAGGCAGTCCCTGCGGCAATACCTGGCCGGGGCGTTTAAGAACGATACCTTCGTTTCCTGGATCGCCGAATACGAAAACAAGCCGGTCGGGTTCAGCGGGATCGTCTTCCGGGAGCAGCCCGGCAACTTTGAACTGCCCACCGGCCGGACCGGCTACATCTTGAACATGTTCACCATCCGGGAATTCCGCGGGAACGGGATCGGGTCTTCGCTTTTCCAAAAACTTCTGGAAGAGGCCAAACTGCGGGGCCTGGACAAGGTGGAACTGCACGCCACCAAGGGCGGCGAACCGGTCTACCGTAAATTTAAGTTCACCGAACCCCACGACATAGCCCTGGAGATAATTTTAAAATAGAACATCTACCCCATTAGCTCCGGAACAAACT
Encoded proteins:
- a CDS encoding HNH endonuclease; translated protein: MEEEIRAAAFAWLEDQSKLNGGVFERNDLINKFYCHGQNITLIGASGIWFPKGFTIPISITTTSTGPYDDGFTSEGLLEYRYRGTNPDHRDNLGLTKAFEQRTPLIYFHSIKPGKYVAVWPLFIVSNDPINLKIKAAINPAINYLQPDIQPVNRAAFNIRESDIGVRRYITAVTKQRLHQTAFREFVLDAYSRQCTMCKLQHVELLDAAHIIPDSEKDGEPIVQNGLSLCKIHHAAYDNNIIGITPDFTIKVRENILSEIDGPMLKYGLQSMEGKTLILPAKKINYPDRDRLAKRYELFVA
- a CDS encoding GNAT family N-acetyltransferase, which produces MIINKTKLSLRKAASADIETLIEHRIIFLKEVHCNPSPELEASVRQSLRQYLAGAFKNDTFVSWIAEYENKPVGFSGIVFREQPGNFELPTGRTGYILNMFTIREFRGNGIGSSLFQKLLEEAKLRGLDKVELHATKGGEPVYRKFKFTEPHDIALEIILK